A window of Synechococcus sp. WH 8109 genomic DNA:
TTTGAGCTTTATTATGGTTTTATCTGAGGTCCCTTACATTCTTCATCCCTTTTATGCAGGTTGTTGTTACGGGTGCCAGTGGCTTCATAGGCAGCCATCTAGTAGATTCGCTTTTAGATGCGGGCTATAACGTTCGTGCTGTAGCACGTCGATTACCTGGCCTCATAAGTACTAGCGCACTCTCAAATCCTAGACTTTCTCTCTGTAGTATTGATATTAAAAATCGCCTTGATTTAGAATCTGTTATTAGTGGATGTGAACTTGTTGTTCATTTAGCAAGTGGGAGTCTGCCTCTATCCTCTAACCACAATCCTTCTGATGATATAGCAGTAAATTTACTGGGTACTATAAATCTTCTTGAGGCATCGCGTTTTTCCAATGTCAAGCGTGTTGTTGTTGTTTCTTCTGGTGGCACTGTTTATGGTCTTCCAAAAAGTCTTCCAATTAAAGAAGATCATCCAACTGACCCCATTTGTTCTTATGGCATTACTAAGTTAGCAATTGAGAAATATGTTTATCTCTATAGAGCACTATATGGTCTTGACGGTCTTGTATTACGTGTTGCCAACCCGTATGGACCACGTCAACGATTAGATTCTAGTCAAGGCGTAATCCCAGTATTTTTAGGTCGTGTAATGAGAAATGAAAATGTTGAAATATGGGGAAGTGGCGAGGTTGTGCGTGACTTTATATATATTTCTGATCTTATATCTGCTATAACCCTTGCTTGTTCATATACAGGTTCAGAGCATTTATTTAATATAGGCTCAGGACAGGGGCTAAGTTTGCAAGACCTTTTGCATAAACTAGAACTATTATTTAATAGACCTATCAATGTAATCTATAAAGCAGGTAGAGGATTTGATGTCCCAGTAAATGTTTTGTCTATCGATAGAGCTATATCTAAATTAAGTTGGCGGCCTGATGTTCTCATTGATGATGGGCTCAAACTTTTTTACCAGAGTTTGATTAATTCCTAGCGAGTGATCTTCCGTATATTTGTCATTGTGTAGCTAAACCCCTGAGACTCCGCGACAAATGGTATCAACCTTTCAATACTGTGTAATAGTGTACCGTCATACCCAATTGGCTCTGAAGGATAATCATCCCAACCAAGATTTAAACTATAAAGTGGGCTTAGTGCATTCTTTCTTGCCCAAAACATTGTACCTATTGGGAAATTAAATTCATTTGTTAGAGATTTAATATTTAGCTTTTCTGCCAATAGTTTTGCTTGTCTGTAGTTTGCATCCCAACCGGGACAATGTGGATCACTAGGAAACGCCAGACCGATTGTCTTGTCTTTAATCATTGCACTTATTATGCAGTCCATCATATGATTTTCTTCGTTTCCAATTAAATTTTCGATCAAGAAGGTTCTCCATGAATATGATTGATGCCTTGCTATGTGTATACTTTTTTTAGTATGAATATGCCCATATATACGATACTTTTCGTCTAATTCTTGTCCAAGACAGGTTAAAAGGGGTCCAATGTCACGACCTCTGTTCGGCGTTAGTATTATTTTTTTTAAGATCAGACCGTGCTCATTAATATTTTTTATCGCTAAGTCTCTTATAGCTTGATTAGTGCATGATATATATATTTCTGGTCTTATCTTATTCATTGAGATTGCTTTAAGTATCTCATCTAATAGTTCTGGATAATGTACATGAATATGAAGTCCAACTTTTTCATCTATATTCATTAATACGTCTTCGGTTGGAATTATTAGTTTTGTATTCCAAGGTCCCTCTGGCTCACCATTATTTATATAGTGGATTAGTGGATCTTGTTTGTTTGTTTCACTCATCGCCCTTTCCCTATATATTCCTGGATGAAAACTTGGAAAGGGCTTGCGTGGACCGACTCCCGTTTGCCAACTTCTTAGGTAATGCTCAGCATTATGTTTATTGTTCTTTGATCCAATTCCTAAGGAATATTCCATTTCTACTATTCCCCTTTTGAGTATTTCTTGCGAATTTTTTATCAGAGACTTTTCCTCTGATTTGATTTCTGCACCGATTTCTTTCAGTCTCTCTACGTACTTTCCCATGTCGAACCATTCAATTGCCCTTCTTTTTGATAATTTCGATACTTCACATAGTAGATCTCTATTTTGAAGTAAACTTATTACCTTCGATGACATTTCCTGTGTATTAAGGTATTCAATAATCAAACTGTTTTTGAGAAGTAGATCTCTTTTGAGTAGACTTTCTAATCCAGTTGCATTTTCAAAGCAAAATACTGGTTTTGCCTCGAGCATTGCATCTATTGCTACGTTAGGTAGCGGGTCTAATCTTGATGTCATTAGGAATATATTGCAACGCCTCATTAGCCTTTTGTATTCGTGAGATCCCTTTAGTATTTTTAGCTGATGTTTTAAACCACTGCGTTCAATTTGATCTTTTATCCATAGAGATACATTAAAGTCATTTGTAGGATCGTAACCATCTCCTATCCATGCAAATTTAATTTTATGATTCGGAAGGCTTTCTTTTATATAGTATGCCACTGAGACAAATAGGTCTAACCCTTTCCTGGGTTGAATCTGCCCCGCTCCAAGAATCAGGATTTCGTCACTTTTTATTTCTTCCAAATATTTGGTTGCCTCATCTTCTGTCCTATCTTGCTTGTTTTGTGTTGCCGCCAAAAGTACTTCTTTGCAGTAACCCTGCGGTAATATTTCATTCTTAGTTCTTTTTAGTTGTGGATTCTGATTTATCAAGTCATCACTGGTAAGTTTGCTTGAAAAGATAAGACGGTTCGACCATAGTCCTACGTTGCTAAGCAAGTCCACCGGTCGAATATAGGCACTAAATTCATGTATTAGCGTCATCACCGGTATCCCGTTTCTTCTTAATGGTTGTATATAACTAGCCGATACAATTGAGTTGATAATAGCGTATTCAGGCCATTCGTTGTGTACCAGTCTTTTTATCTCATTCCTTAGAAGTTTATCAAAGACCGGACCCTGTTTAGGCTGTAGTACTGCAATTGAGTTTTCTCTAAATTTTTCTATCAGTGATCCACCACTTATTATCATCGCAATAACATTGGCCTCCTTACTCATTTCATGGCATATGTTTAGAGCCAATATTGGTGCACCAGTCTTTGACGCTTCATGGCTTACTACTACAACTGTTGGGAGTTTCGAATTGTATGAAACTTTGCCTACGTATCTTTTCATTCCATGTATCACTAATATTTTCTTTATCGCCTTTTTAGCAATATGTACTACCCATTTTGGCAAATTTTTTTCTGCCCGTAGGCGAAGTTCTGATTTCAGGCCCATTGGGTTTTTCCTGTCGCTTATCCTGCTATTATCTCATTTATCCGCTGTCTTTACCAGACTATGACTTGTCATACAGCCTCTGGGAAGGCCTCTTAGACTTTCACTTAATTGTGTTCCCTTGATTTTTCACGAGCCAATTTCGATACTTATTTTACAGCATTGAAAAACTAACACGTACCTGTCAGATGAATCGCAGTCGTTTACACCTCAATGGTCTTACAGGTCTGCGATTTATCGCAGCAATGGCCATTTTTGTATTACATGCGCGTAATCATGATCTTATCCCGGATTTTATTCTTTCAACATTTGACTTATCAAAATCCGTATCATTGTTTTTCGTTTTATCCGGTTTTGTAATTAGTTACGCATATAGTCATCGAAGTCCTTCTTTTGTGGGCTTCATTCGGGCACGGCTTGCTCGCATTTGGCCTGCAGCTGTATTATCGATCCTACTTGTAATTTTTCTTTTACCCCGTACTCTATATCTTCCAGCTCCTGATAGTGGTTGGTCAACATTCAGTATCCTACTCATTAGCTTGCTTGGGCTTCAAGCCTGGATACCAATACCTGCCTTTTACTTTTCCTTCAATGCTGTTCTTTGGAGTATCTCAGTTGAATTATTTTTTTATATATGCTTCCCTTTTCTTCGTAAGTTTTCTGTTGTGCGTCTGTTAGCTATTTTTGCTCTTCTTTTTATATCCATTCTTTCAATAGCGTCCTTCCTTGCATATTTTGAATCTCTATCATACGGCGTCAATGTCCATAATAATTTTGTTTGGCAGGGTTTGATATACATTAATCCTATATCACGACTTCCTGAATTTGTTTTGGGTATTA
This region includes:
- a CDS encoding NAD-dependent epimerase/dehydratase family protein produces the protein MQVVVTGASGFIGSHLVDSLLDAGYNVRAVARRLPGLISTSALSNPRLSLCSIDIKNRLDLESVISGCELVVHLASGSLPLSSNHNPSDDIAVNLLGTINLLEASRFSNVKRVVVVSSGGTVYGLPKSLPIKEDHPTDPICSYGITKLAIEKYVYLYRALYGLDGLVLRVANPYGPRQRLDSSQGVIPVFLGRVMRNENVEIWGSGEVVRDFIYISDLISAITLACSYTGSEHLFNIGSGQGLSLQDLLHKLELLFNRPINVIYKAGRGFDVPVNVLSIDRAISKLSWRPDVLIDDGLKLFYQSLINS
- a CDS encoding rhamnan synthesis F family protein, encoding MGLKSELRLRAEKNLPKWVVHIAKKAIKKILVIHGMKRYVGKVSYNSKLPTVVVVSHEASKTGAPILALNICHEMSKEANVIAMIISGGSLIEKFRENSIAVLQPKQGPVFDKLLRNEIKRLVHNEWPEYAIINSIVSASYIQPLRRNGIPVMTLIHEFSAYIRPVDLLSNVGLWSNRLIFSSKLTSDDLINQNPQLKRTKNEILPQGYCKEVLLAATQNKQDRTEDEATKYLEEIKSDEILILGAGQIQPRKGLDLFVSVAYYIKESLPNHKIKFAWIGDGYDPTNDFNVSLWIKDQIERSGLKHQLKILKGSHEYKRLMRRCNIFLMTSRLDPLPNVAIDAMLEAKPVFCFENATGLESLLKRDLLLKNSLIIEYLNTQEMSSKVISLLQNRDLLCEVSKLSKRRAIEWFDMGKYVERLKEIGAEIKSEEKSLIKNSQEILKRGIVEMEYSLGIGSKNNKHNAEHYLRSWQTGVGPRKPFPSFHPGIYRERAMSETNKQDPLIHYINNGEPEGPWNTKLIIPTEDVLMNIDEKVGLHIHVHYPELLDEILKAISMNKIRPEIYISCTNQAIRDLAIKNINEHGLILKKIILTPNRGRDIGPLLTCLGQELDEKYRIYGHIHTKKSIHIARHQSYSWRTFLIENLIGNEENHMMDCIISAMIKDKTIGLAFPSDPHCPGWDANYRQAKLLAEKLNIKSLTNEFNFPIGTMFWARKNALSPLYSLNLGWDDYPSEPIGYDGTLLHSIERLIPFVAESQGFSYTMTNIRKITR
- a CDS encoding acyltransferase, which codes for MNRSRLHLNGLTGLRFIAAMAIFVLHARNHDLIPDFILSTFDLSKSVSLFFVLSGFVISYAYSHRSPSFVGFIRARLARIWPAAVLSILLVIFLLPRTLYLPAPDSGWSTFSILLISLLGLQAWIPIPAFYFSFNAVLWSISVELFFYICFPFLRKFSVVRLLAIFALLFISILSIASFLAYFESLSYGVNVHNNFVWQGLIYINPISRLPEFVLGIIGCRIVYSNSFSKLYGIYNRKSSYHLKMLSKASSTVSTILFIYLIFHGYDWGATVPVQLVLNRMLSSMCCILLITGLVASQGLLVQFLERPFMAALGQASYGMYLYHQPLMIRAAQAGGIKFAGIQILPSDFTAVLVWTLILSFVSYRFFEEPLNTFFRTNYQG